Proteins encoded within one genomic window of Methanofollis sp.:
- a CDS encoding helix-turn-helix domain-containing protein produces MIQADPIDRLLKAALISDDEFTATLNHILKTDLRISVRELSERSGIAQSTLYKILTGKRSPTLPTLRAIANAVRSFSQPSGEAFIGLIAARYVLESIQERTVTIDGQPIRVREYPVHTFEDTLIAAVRAEREGALAIVCAPIASSTIEHLVRIPVTTIIP; encoded by the coding sequence ATGATCCAGGCAGACCCCATCGACCGCCTACTCAAGGCGGCCCTCATCTCGGACGACGAGTTCACCGCGACCCTCAACCACATCCTGAAGACCGACCTGCGGATCAGCGTGCGCGAACTCTCGGAGAGGAGCGGGATCGCCCAGAGCACTCTCTACAAGATCCTCACCGGCAAGAGGTCGCCGACCCTCCCGACCCTCCGGGCGATCGCAAATGCCGTCAGGTCCTTCTCCCAGCCGTCGGGCGAGGCTTTCATCGGCCTCATCGCCGCCCGCTATGTCCTGGAGTCCATCCAGGAGAGGACTGTCACGATCGACGGTCAGCCGATCCGCGTCCGCGAGTACCCGGTCCACACCTTCGAGGACACCCTCATCGCCGCGGTGCGTGCCGAGCGCGAGGGGGCGCTCGCCATCGTCTGCGCCCCTATCGCATCGTCCACCATCGAGCACCTCGTCCGCATCCCGGTGACGACGATCATCCCGAA